The Mannheimia pernigra sequence AGTCGTGCATTTAGAAAACGGCGTAGGTCGCTATGGCGGTTTGACCGTGTTAGAAGCTGGCGGGATGAAAGCGGAATATTTGGTATTGCATTACGCCAATGATGCCAAACTCTATGTGCCCGTTGCCTCCCTGCATTTAATTAGCCGTTATATCGGCGGAACTGAGGAAACTGCTCCGTTGCACAAATTAGGCAGTGAGGCTTGGGTGAAGACTCGCCAGAAAGTGGCGGAGAAAATTCGTGATGTGGCAGCCGATCTGCTTGATATTTATGCCAAGCGTGAGAGCCAAACAGGCTTTGCTTTCCAATACGATAAAACGGAATTCGACCAGTTCAGTGCTTCTTTCCCGTATGAAGAAACGGACGATCAAAAAATGGCTATCAACGCTGTGATTAGCGATATGTGCCAAGCGAAAGCAATGGATAGGCTGGTGTGTGGTGACGTTGGTTTTGGTAAAACTGAAGTGGCGATTCGTGCTACTTTCTTGGCTGTGATGAACCATAAACAGGTTGCCATTCTTGCCCCAACCACGTTACTTGCTCAACAACATTACGAGAATTTTAAAAATCGGTTTGCTAATTATCCAGTAAATGTTGAGGTGTTGTCTCGCTTTAAGACCGCTAAAGAGCAGAAAGTGATTTTGCAAAAAGTAGCGGAAGGTAAGGTTGATATTCTAGTTGGTACACATAAGCTACTGCAAGATGATGTGGCATTTTATGATCTCGGATTGTTGGTGATTGATGAGGAGCACCGTTTCGGTGTGCGTCAAAAAGAGAAGATTAAGCAGCTGAGAGCAAATGTCGATATTCTAACGCTGACCGCTACGCCAATTCCGAGAACCTTGAATATGGCGTTAAATGGAATGCGAGATCTGTCGATTATTGCCAGCCCGCCTGCTCGCAGACTTTCGATTAAGACCTTTGTTCGCCAAAACGATGAATCCATAATCCGTGAAGCAATCTTGCGGGAAATCTTACGCGGTGGGCAGGTTTATTATCTGCATAACGATGTGGCAACGATAGAGAACTGTGCAGAGAAATTATCCGAATTAGTGCCAGAGGCACGAGTGGTTATCGGGCACGGTCAAATGCGAGAAAGAGAGTTGGAGAGAGTGATGAGTGATTTTTATCATCAACGCTTTAACCTGCTTGTCTGCTCAACTATTATTGAAACAGGGATTGATGTACCAACCGCCAATACTATTATTATCGAACGGGCAGATAAATTTGGTTTGGCACAGCTTCACCAACTGCGTGGACGAGTTGGCAGATCGCATCACCAAGCCTATGCGTATATGCTCACGCCGCCGCCTAAGTTGATTACCAAAGATGCGATGCAACGTTTGGAGGCGATGAGTACTATTGATAATCTCGGTGCTGGTTTTGCGCTTGCCACCCACGATTTAGAAATCCGTGGGGCAGGTGAGTTGTTAGGTAGTGAGCAGAGTGGGCAGATTGAAAGCATTGGTTTTTCGCTCTATATGGACTTGCTCGAAAATGCAGTCAAAGCCTTGCAGGAAGGGCGTGAGCCAAGCCTAGACGAAATCACCCAAAATCAAGTGGATATTGAGTTACGCGTACCAGCGTTAATTCCTGATGATTACTTGCCAGATGTGAATATGCGACTTTCATTCTACAAGCGGATCGCAAGTTCAGAAAATCGGCAAAATCTCAACGATCTCAGAGTGGAGTTAATTGACCGCTTCGGTTTGCTGCCTGAGGCAACCAAAAACCTGTTTGCGATCACCCAGCTCAGGCTCGCTGCCCAACCTCTTGGTTTGAAGAAAATTGATGCAGGCATCAACGGTGGCTACCTTGAGTTTAAACCAACGGCACAACCCGATCCGATGAAATTTTTACAGTTAATTCAATCAGATAAAGGCAGCTATAAATTTGACGGTCCACTAAAATTTAGGTTTAGCAAATCATTAGAAGATAACGCTGAACGTTTGGCATTCGTGGCGGAACTGTTAGCAAAAGTCGCTGAGTAACAACAAGCGGTGATTTTTCACTAAAATTTTGCAACTGTGAAAATAAAAAGTCAGTGAAAAATAATGAAGCCATAAATAAGAGGTATGTTTCGCACCAAAATCTAGCCATCTCAGATCCGAAAAGTGAAAGAGAACGCCATAATGCTAAATTCAGCGTCAATGCGTGCTAGTTGGCATATTGAGAGTTGCAAGCGGTCAAATTTCGTAAAAATTTTACAAAAAAGCACTATTTTTCGCCACTTAAACCATTTTTTACAGATTTCCACTAAATTTATTTGACATTAAATCGGAAATCCATAGAATATGCACCAGTTGAGACGCTACGAAGTTCGTAGCGTTTTTAAATGCGGGAATAGCTCAGTTGGTAGAGCACGACCTTGCCAAGGTCGGGGTCGCGAGTTCGAGCCTCGTTTCCCGCTCCAATTTTCTATATTGTGCGCCCGAGTGGCGGAATCGGTAGACGCAAGGGATTTAAAATCCCTCGCCTTTCGGGGCGTGCCAGTTCAAGTCTGGCCTCGGGCACCATTTAGAAAATCAACAATTTAAACTAAATTTGCGGGAATAGCTCAGTTGGTAGAGCACGACCTTGCCAAGGTCGGGGTCGCGAGTTCGAGCCTCGTTTCCCGCTCCAATTTTTCTATATCGTGTCGCCCGAGTGGCGAAATCGGTAGACGCAAGGGATTTAAAATCCCTCGCCTTTCGGGGCGTGCCAGTTCAAGTCTGGCCTCGGGCACCATTTAGAAAAACAAAATTAAAAAATAACTTATTATCGGAGCCCGAGTGGCGGAATCGGTAGACGCAAGGGATTTAAAATCCCTCGCCTTTCGGGGCGTGCCAGTTCAAGTCTGGCCTCGGGCACCATTTCGATAATAGTCAATATGCGGGAATAGCTCAGTTGGTAGAGCACGACCTTGCCAAGGTCGGGGTCGCGAGTTCGAGCCTCGTTTCCCGCTCCAATCCTAAAAAGAACAGATAGCACCGTGAGGTGCTTTTTTTGTAGCTCAATTTTATTGAGAAATAAAAAAAACCATGCCGTAGCATGGTTTTGATTTGAAATATTATTTCTTCTGAGCTTTTAATGCTTCAATAACTTGTTTTTGTTGCCCAGCAGCAGCTTTACAGCCTGCAAGTGCAGATTGTTTGTCTGCATCGCTCATCGTTTTCCAAGCATCTTCAGATACTTTTAACATATCTTCTTTAGTCATACCTAATTGTGCTTTGATTTCTGGCTGTAGTTCAGCCGCTTCAAAAGTTAAGTCAATTAATTCTTTACATTCAGCAGGATATTCACTTGCTTGTGCTGATAATGCAAAACCAGAGATAAAGAGTGCGAGTGTTAATTTTTTCATAAAATCCTCATATTAATTTGTAAAATTAAGCAAAATAGCCGATGATTGGCTGATAGCTTATGAAGTAACGCTATTTCTAAGTTACGGAAGCATTATACATGATTGTTTTTTTTTTGAGCAATTTTGTGTTTGCTAATTAACTGGTATTACCTGTTTGGATTTTAAATAAATACGTAAAAATGAAAAAACTGACAATTATTGGTTTAGGCTGGCTTGGGTTGCCATTAGCAGAACAGATGAAAAAAGAGGGCTGGCACGTGGTTGGCTCGAAAAGAGTCGTGTCTGATATGCTAATTGAATGTTATCCGCTTGATTTGAATAATCTGATCATTGGTAATGACCTTGAGCCTTTGTTAGCGACTGAGGCTATGTTAATTGCGTTACCTCCTTCAAAAATAGCACCTGAAAATTATCTTTCAGGGATTCAAAAATTAGTTTCGGTTGCAATAGAAAATGGTTTAAAGCATATCCTTTTTACCAGCTCAACCTCTGTGTTGCCAATGGAGTCGGGCATTTTTGATGAAAACTCAGAAATTGCTCTAAGTTCTCTTTTAGCTAGAGTGGAAAAGTGGTTGCTCAGTTTGCCGATTCATTGCGATATTTTGAGGCTAGCAGGGCTTGTTGGTAAGACGCGACATCCTGTTTTTTATTTAGCGGGCAAACAAAATTTAAGTGGTGCGGAACAGCCAGTGAATTTAGTGCATTTGGACGATTGCATTGCGGCTATTTCTTTGCTTTTGGCAAAGCCAAATGGTAAACGTCTTTTTCATCTGTGTGCTGAGCAGCATCCAACTCGTCAGGCGTATTATAGCGAAATGGCGAAGCGTTTTGATTTGGGTGATTTGCAATTTTCTCAAGAAAATCGACCGCTTGTAAGAATTGTTAAGGCAGAAAAGATTTGTGCGGAGTTAGGGTTTGTTTATCGTTATCCGAATCCTTACGATTTTAAGCTGGATATTGAGTAAAACTCATACATAAAAAGTGGTTTATGTGTTAGGATATGCGAACTATTATCAACAACTTTTTAGGATGTTATGCTTGATGTTTTATTAGAACCTTTTGCCTACAATTATATGCAAAAAGCGATTTTTGTTAGTGTGGGTGTCGGACTTGTGTGTGCGTTTCTCTCCGCCTTTTTAATGTTAAAAGGCTGGTCTTTGATTGGTGATGCCTTATCTCACGCTGTAGTGCCAGGTGTTGCGATTGCTTATGCACT is a genomic window containing:
- the mfd gene encoding transcription-repair coupling factor codes for the protein MSLISFSLPKSDGNFQDHQTLGNLVGHSDTLAISQAAQAFNGLTVVVTPDTRTALRLEKSLPQFAELPVQLFPDWETLPYDNFSPHQDIISTRLSALFELQQGKKQIFLLPINTLMQKVCPPSYLSNNVLLIKKGDRFSIQHLRLQLENAGYRAVDQVLEYGEYAVRGAILDLYPMGADEPFRLDFFDDEIDSIRTFDVDNQRTKAEIAEINLLPAHEFPTDSNGIEHFRTKFRETFGEIRREPEHIYQQVSKGILNAGIEYWQPLFFAEMASLFDYFSSNTLLITFADIQQKAEQFQQDTQNRYESRRVDPMRPLLPPSDLWFTIDEINRRLKGYPRLTITAEKIRQSAAKMNANVANLPELAIQSGAKEPFAAFQQFREKFNGNILFSVESEGRRETLLELLAPIGVKPQQISQISNEIPPLALMISPLDQGFMVETSGQHLAIICETDLLGEKVQQNRREKNRKTVNPDTLIRNLAELKIGQAVVHLENGVGRYGGLTVLEAGGMKAEYLVLHYANDAKLYVPVASLHLISRYIGGTEETAPLHKLGSEAWVKTRQKVAEKIRDVAADLLDIYAKRESQTGFAFQYDKTEFDQFSASFPYEETDDQKMAINAVISDMCQAKAMDRLVCGDVGFGKTEVAIRATFLAVMNHKQVAILAPTTLLAQQHYENFKNRFANYPVNVEVLSRFKTAKEQKVILQKVAEGKVDILVGTHKLLQDDVAFYDLGLLVIDEEHRFGVRQKEKIKQLRANVDILTLTATPIPRTLNMALNGMRDLSIIASPPARRLSIKTFVRQNDESIIREAILREILRGGQVYYLHNDVATIENCAEKLSELVPEARVVIGHGQMRERELERVMSDFYHQRFNLLVCSTIIETGIDVPTANTIIIERADKFGLAQLHQLRGRVGRSHHQAYAYMLTPPPKLITKDAMQRLEAMSTIDNLGAGFALATHDLEIRGAGELLGSEQSGQIESIGFSLYMDLLENAVKALQEGREPSLDEITQNQVDIELRVPALIPDDYLPDVNMRLSFYKRIASSENRQNLNDLRVELIDRFGLLPEATKNLFAITQLRLAAQPLGLKKIDAGINGGYLEFKPTAQPDPMKFLQLIQSDKGSYKFDGPLKFRFSKSLEDNAERLAFVAELLAKVAE
- a CDS encoding GDP-L-fucose synthase, with the translated sequence MKKLTIIGLGWLGLPLAEQMKKEGWHVVGSKRVVSDMLIECYPLDLNNLIIGNDLEPLLATEAMLIALPPSKIAPENYLSGIQKLVSVAIENGLKHILFTSSTSVLPMESGIFDENSEIALSSLLARVEKWLLSLPIHCDILRLAGLVGKTRHPVFYLAGKQNLSGAEQPVNLVHLDDCIAAISLLLAKPNGKRLFHLCAEQHPTRQAYYSEMAKRFDLGDLQFSQENRPLVRIVKAEKICAELGFVYRYPNPYDFKLDIE